The Streptomyces sp. TLI_105 DNA segment GAGGCGTCCTCCACCGTCTCCACGCCCGCGTCGATGTCCTGCGTCGCGTCGAGGCCGAAGGTGTGGGCCGGGTTCCAGTGCAGGACGACCTCCGCCCCCGGGACGAGCCGCGTGTCGCGCTCGATGTTCTGCTCGTACACCTGGAGCTCCGCGCCCGCCGGTGAGTTCACCACGTACTGGGTGGAGACGCCGATGAAGGAGGAGTCGACGATCCGGCCGGTCACCCGGTTGCGGCCCTCGGCGATCTTCCCCGCGTCGTCGGCGTGCGCGAGCGAGATCTTCTCGGGGCGGACGCCCACGAGCACCTTGCCGCCCTGGCGGACGGCCGAGGTACAGCGGTCGCCGGGGACACGGAGCTTGCCGCCGCCGGCCGTCACGATCACGTCGGCGCCGGTCTCGGCGACCTCGGCCTCGATCAGGTTCGAGGTGCCGAGGAAGTTGGCGACGAAGGTGGTCCTCGGGTTCTCGTACAGGTCGGCGGGGTCGCCGAGCTGCTCGACCCGGCCGCCGTTCATCACCGCGACCTGGTCGGCCATCGTCATGGCCTCCTCCTGGTCGTGGGTGACGTGCACGAAGGTGATGCCGACCTCGGTCTGGATCCGCTTGAGCTCCAGCTGCATCTGGCGGCGCAGCTTGAGGTCGAGGGCGCCGAGCGGCTCGTCGAGGAGGAGGACCTGGGGGTGGTTGATGAGCGCGCGGGCCACGGCGACGCGCTGCTGCTGGCCGCCGGAGAGCTGGTGCGGCTTGTGCCGGGCCTTGTCGCCGAGCTGGACGAGCTCCAGCATGTCGTCGACCTGCTTCTTCACGGACTTGATGCCGCGTCGGCGCAGGCCGAAGGCGATGTTCTCGGAGATGTCCATGTGCGGGAAGAGCGCGTAGGACTGGAAGACGGTGTTGACCGGCCGCTTGTACGGCGGGAGGTCGGTGACGTCCTGGTCGCCGAGGAAGACGGTGCCCGTCGTCGGGTCCTCCAGGCCGGCGATCATGCGCAGGGTGGTGGTCTTGCC contains these protein-coding regions:
- a CDS encoding ABC transporter ATP-binding protein, coding for MTDKTVHTGKNTGGGDVRLTGISKSYGSFTAVHPLDLTVPQGSFFALLGASGCGKTTTLRMIAGLEDPTTGTVFLGDQDVTDLPPYKRPVNTVFQSYALFPHMDISENIAFGLRRRGIKSVKKQVDDMLELVQLGDKARHKPHQLSGGQQQRVAVARALINHPQVLLLDEPLGALDLKLRRQMQLELKRIQTEVGITFVHVTHDQEEAMTMADQVAVMNGGRVEQLGDPADLYENPRTTFVANFLGTSNLIEAEVAETGADVIVTAGGGKLRVPGDRCTSAVRQGGKVLVGVRPEKISLAHADDAGKIAEGRNRVTGRIVDSSFIGVSTQYVVNSPAGAELQVYEQNIERDTRLVPGAEVVLHWNPAHTFGLDATQDIDAGVETVEDAS